The Halomonas sp. 7T genome contains a region encoding:
- a CDS encoding polysaccharide biosynthesis tyrosine autokinase → MTHFPPAPSSLPGPQEGDDLNLRKLVDTLYDHRWLIISLTGIFLLGGYFYASSQPRIYQADALVQIEARGSNLAFMDSLGESQPDNPTAAELEILQSRMVLGETAERQDLAIQVEPRRLPVVGRFLVSHGVDQASIESITPAFIREWLGNGANSEWQSPYVWADESLRVARFEVPDDRIGQGHILRIKENNSFDLLLEETVLLTGNIGETVQDDTLGYRLFISQAVAQPGSEFILKRISSLDAIKSLKSRFEILPRGMDSGVYELKLSGADRREIQPTLDTLTGVFLTQNVQRHSEEAEKQIAFLNEQIPQVSDQLSNAEGMLNDYRAQRDSVDLTFETQNLLTRVVEVENQLSELAMREADLAERYRPSHPNYQTLLRQRSQLTAERDRLNAEVNELPETQQEVLRLTRDSQVNQQVYVQLLNQLQEMRLVKAGTVGNVRILDAAMLSPGTIAPRISLITAVSGLLGALLATMLVVVRLLLSRAIKTPEQLEELGLPVYATLPDSGEQAGLTERIRPRRSKKAQEVFRGLLAVKKPAEIAVEALRGLRTSLYFAMLESDNNRLMITGASPGVGKSFVAANLAAVCAQAGQRVLLIDADMRRGHLHHAFNDKGVKGLSELLARRIDIDEAVRHSDLEGLDYVARGSVPPNPSELLMQQSFHDFLEAMSQNYDLVIVDTPPILAVTDASVVGKMAGTSLMVVRFDANAPGEIKAAKRRLESAGVKLKGGILNGVKKSTNSRHGYYGSYLYAYR, encoded by the coding sequence ATGACTCACTTTCCCCCGGCACCCTCGTCGTTGCCTGGCCCCCAGGAGGGCGACGATCTCAATCTACGTAAGCTGGTTGATACGCTCTACGACCACCGCTGGCTTATCATTTCGTTAACAGGCATTTTTCTTCTGGGAGGCTATTTTTACGCCAGTTCACAGCCTCGTATCTATCAAGCGGATGCGTTAGTTCAAATTGAGGCGAGAGGCTCGAACTTAGCGTTTATGGACTCATTAGGTGAAAGTCAGCCTGATAACCCCACTGCCGCTGAGCTTGAAATCCTGCAGTCGCGTATGGTGCTGGGCGAAACGGCTGAACGGCAAGATCTAGCTATTCAGGTCGAACCGCGCCGACTGCCGGTGGTGGGTCGCTTCCTTGTGAGTCATGGGGTTGATCAAGCCTCGATTGAAAGCATTACGCCTGCATTTATACGTGAGTGGCTAGGCAACGGTGCGAATAGTGAATGGCAAAGCCCTTATGTGTGGGCGGATGAGTCGCTACGCGTCGCACGTTTTGAAGTGCCCGATGACCGTATCGGCCAGGGTCATATTCTTCGTATCAAAGAAAACAACAGTTTCGACTTGCTACTGGAAGAGACTGTCCTGCTGACGGGTAACATTGGTGAAACCGTTCAAGACGATACGCTGGGCTATCGCTTGTTTATTAGTCAGGCAGTAGCGCAGCCGGGATCTGAATTTATTTTGAAGCGAATCTCGTCGCTGGATGCAATAAAGAGCTTGAAGAGCCGTTTCGAAATTTTACCGCGAGGCATGGATTCCGGTGTCTATGAGCTTAAGTTAAGTGGGGCAGATCGCAGAGAAATTCAGCCCACACTAGACACGTTAACGGGCGTTTTTCTTACCCAAAACGTACAGCGTCATTCCGAAGAGGCAGAGAAACAGATCGCTTTTCTTAACGAGCAAATTCCTCAAGTGAGTGATCAGTTATCCAATGCAGAGGGAATGCTCAATGATTATCGGGCGCAGCGCGACTCCGTAGACTTAACATTTGAGACCCAAAACCTTCTTACTCGCGTCGTGGAAGTAGAAAACCAGCTTAGTGAACTTGCCATGAGAGAGGCGGACTTAGCTGAGCGGTACCGTCCTTCCCACCCTAACTACCAGACACTGTTAAGGCAGCGCTCCCAGCTGACCGCAGAGCGTGACCGCTTGAATGCTGAGGTTAATGAGCTACCCGAAACACAACAGGAAGTGCTTCGCCTGACGCGAGATAGCCAGGTCAATCAGCAGGTGTACGTCCAATTACTTAATCAGCTTCAAGAGATGCGCCTAGTGAAGGCAGGCACCGTAGGTAACGTACGTATTCTGGATGCCGCTATGCTGAGTCCCGGCACGATTGCTCCGCGTATTTCTCTCATTACGGCCGTTAGTGGCCTGCTCGGGGCGTTGCTGGCGACGATGTTAGTGGTGGTGCGTTTACTACTTAGCCGAGCGATCAAGACACCGGAACAGCTTGAAGAGTTAGGTCTGCCCGTTTACGCAACGTTGCCGGACTCTGGAGAGCAGGCAGGGCTTACTGAACGAATTCGCCCGCGCCGTTCGAAAAAGGCTCAGGAAGTGTTTAGAGGCTTGCTGGCTGTTAAAAAACCTGCCGAAATTGCCGTGGAAGCCTTGCGTGGCCTGCGTACCAGTCTCTATTTCGCGATGCTTGAATCCGACAATAACCGCCTGATGATCACCGGTGCAAGCCCTGGAGTCGGTAAGAGTTTTGTGGCGGCTAACTTGGCAGCGGTATGTGCTCAAGCGGGTCAAAGAGTCCTGTTGATCGATGCGGATATGCGCCGCGGTCACCTGCATCATGCGTTTAACGATAAAGGCGTAAAGGGCCTATCGGAGTTGCTGGCACGGCGTATTGATATAGATGAAGCCGTTCGCCATAGCGATTTGGAAGGGCTGGATTATGTGGCGCGCGGCAGTGTGCCGCCAAATCCATCAGAGCTTTTGATGCAGCAAAGCTTCCACGATTTTCTTGAAGCAATGAGTCAAAACTACGATTTAGTCATCGTGGATACGCCGCCCATCCTCGCAGTCACGGATGCCTCGGTAGTCGGCAAAATGGCCGGCACTAGCCTGATGGTGGTGCGTTTTGATGCCAATGCTCCCGGCGAAATCAAAGCCGCTAAGCGCCGCCTGGAGAGTGCGGGTGTGAAACTCAAAGGTGGAATCCTAAATGGCGTGAAGAAATCCACCAATAGCCGGCATGGATATTACGGCAGCTACCTCTATGCTTACCGGTGA
- a CDS encoding polysaccharide biosynthesis protein translates to MANVMKSLLMKPRWIKRRVLVGLDGVIVACSLQLAAMIHLESPQPLKDGSLWMTIGLLVPMSLLLFHWLGLYRLVIRYMSHVTVPTVVMVVLSSALLVIPASYAVEHAIGPSIVVTYALLLLLGIGSLRFVLRELYRRSQRRQRKPVVIYGAGAAGCELVAALRHGGEYEPVAFVDDWRGLEGAMVEGLRVHQPVALAALVQEYRAAMVLLAIPSAPRCRRREILHWLSGLSVPLKTIPGSADVIAGRAKISELHDVALEDLLGREAVPAFPELMQSNIHDKSVMVTGAGGSIGSELCRQILAQNPVRLLLVDNCEFALYAIEQELKQHIETTHSRCELKPLLVSVQHAGSLKAVFDSFEVHTVYHAAAYKHVPMVEFNLIQGVSNNVLGTLHLAKAAMAAGVQTFVVISTDKAVRPTNAMGASKRLTELICQAFADVQTSTRFCMVRFGNVLGSSGSVVPVFRKQIEQGGPIKVTHPDITRYFMTIPEAAQLVIQAGAMGKGGEVFVLDMGEPVRIYDLAINMVRLSGLEVKDAQHPEGDIEITYSGLRPGEKLYEELLIGEDVRRTRHDRIMTSKERFWEWPRLEAFLKELEQAFTETDHLRIRQLLQMAPLDYHPLDEIADLVWEARQTMLPSTHHQQLDTPYFLRAINRTEPALSPVSKES, encoded by the coding sequence ATGGCCAATGTGATGAAGTCGTTATTGATGAAGCCACGCTGGATAAAGCGCAGGGTGCTTGTAGGGCTGGATGGAGTGATTGTGGCGTGTAGTTTACAGCTGGCCGCTATGATCCATCTGGAAAGCCCACAGCCGCTAAAAGACGGTTCTCTTTGGATGACTATCGGCCTATTGGTGCCCATGAGCCTCTTACTTTTCCATTGGCTTGGGCTATATCGCCTGGTCATTCGCTACATGAGTCATGTCACTGTTCCGACCGTCGTCATGGTAGTGCTGTCATCAGCTTTGCTCGTGATACCCGCCAGTTACGCTGTGGAACACGCCATTGGCCCCTCTATCGTTGTGACTTACGCACTTCTCTTACTGTTAGGTATCGGTAGCTTACGTTTTGTACTACGTGAGCTATATCGCCGTAGCCAGCGCCGCCAGCGCAAACCCGTCGTCATCTATGGGGCAGGTGCCGCAGGATGTGAACTGGTCGCAGCACTTCGCCATGGCGGTGAGTATGAGCCAGTTGCCTTTGTTGATGACTGGCGCGGCCTTGAGGGGGCGATGGTAGAAGGCTTGCGGGTCCACCAACCGGTCGCGTTGGCTGCGTTAGTGCAGGAGTATCGCGCCGCGATGGTATTGCTGGCGATCCCGAGTGCGCCCAGGTGCCGCCGTCGCGAAATACTGCATTGGCTATCAGGACTCTCTGTTCCGCTTAAAACGATTCCTGGCAGTGCCGATGTGATCGCCGGTCGGGCGAAAATCAGCGAGCTTCATGATGTGGCGCTTGAGGATTTATTGGGAAGAGAGGCGGTGCCAGCTTTCCCTGAGTTGATGCAGTCCAATATTCACGATAAGTCAGTGATGGTGACCGGGGCGGGTGGCTCGATTGGCAGTGAGCTATGCCGTCAGATACTTGCTCAGAATCCCGTGCGGTTATTGTTGGTCGACAACTGTGAATTTGCGCTGTACGCCATCGAGCAGGAGTTGAAGCAGCATATTGAAACGACCCATTCACGCTGTGAATTAAAACCATTGCTTGTCTCGGTTCAGCACGCGGGCAGCCTGAAAGCGGTGTTCGACAGCTTCGAAGTACATACCGTCTACCACGCTGCTGCTTACAAACACGTACCAATGGTGGAGTTTAATCTTATACAAGGAGTAAGCAATAACGTACTGGGCACCCTGCACCTTGCAAAGGCGGCCATGGCGGCGGGGGTACAAACCTTTGTGGTGATCTCTACCGATAAAGCAGTGCGTCCCACCAATGCGATGGGGGCTTCTAAACGATTGACAGAGCTCATTTGCCAAGCATTTGCTGATGTACAAACTAGTACACGTTTCTGCATGGTGCGTTTTGGTAATGTGTTGGGTTCAAGTGGCTCTGTCGTTCCAGTGTTTCGTAAGCAGATTGAGCAGGGTGGCCCTATTAAGGTGACACATCCGGATATCACCCGCTATTTCATGACCATTCCGGAAGCCGCGCAGTTAGTTATCCAGGCAGGCGCCATGGGAAAGGGGGGAGAGGTATTTGTGCTCGATATGGGTGAGCCGGTACGTATCTATGATTTGGCGATCAACATGGTTCGGCTCTCAGGGCTTGAAGTCAAAGATGCCCAGCACCCTGAAGGCGATATTGAAATTACCTACTCCGGTCTACGGCCTGGTGAGAAGCTTTATGAAGAGTTACTGATTGGTGAGGACGTCCGTAGGACGCGTCACGATCGCATCATGACCTCAAAAGAGCGTTTCTGGGAATGGCCAAGGCTTGAAGCCTTTTTAAAAGAATTGGAGCAGGCGTTTACTGAGACGGATCATTTGCGTATTCGACAACTTTTGCAGATGGCTCCTTTGGATTACCACCCCTTAGACGAAATCGCGGATTTGGTATGGGAGGCTCGTCAAACGATGCTCCCGAGCACTCACCATCAGCAACTCGACACGCCTTATTTTCTACGTGCCATTAACCGCACTGAACCCGCATTGAGCCCCGTTTCTAAAGAAAGCTGA
- a CDS encoding ABC transporter ATP-binding protein, with protein MLKQLREFYSLLTQQQRRQLLRLQVLIIGMALAQIVSVIAIGPFMAVVGDMSKLQGDGWLAWAYDFSGMQSPKAFLSLLGGMVLGVLLLAALVSIYTTWRLALYSAQVGAELSSRLYRYYLHQPWLFHSGQNTSGLTTKVSAEVQRVTIKIINPAMELNAKLIMVSLMTLAIFLYNPVVAISGMLIFIGSYFLLYQTVRRYLVINGKRVSESQAKRFKLMSEGFGGIKDLLLLHRQAGFTSRFEKASNRIARGEGVTQGLSEAPRFAIELVAFGSVIVLVIYLLNLYEGNLGAILPALSIYALAGFKMLPGFQKIYTSITKIRGNLAAYDAIRDDLMASRDEVKNADTESKAHTDSPIIPWVPQQEIKLQDVVFDYPGSRALALDGLTLTIPVNKMVGLVGSSGSGKSTAIDLLLGLIEPQKGRVLIDGVPLTPENMRYWQAGVGFVPQQIFLSDASILENVAFAIERDDIDVDRVKEALRMAQLDDLIERFPEGLETRIGERGVQISGGQRQRLGIARALYQQARVLVFDEATSALDGITERRVMEDIQRFSGQMTVIMIAHRLATVKGCDIIYMLEDGQVSDAGTYDDLAGRNHTFQMMANL; from the coding sequence ATGCTAAAGCAATTGCGTGAATTCTATTCTTTATTGACCCAGCAACAACGTCGGCAATTGTTGAGGCTCCAAGTGTTAATTATTGGCATGGCGCTGGCTCAGATAGTGAGTGTCATTGCCATTGGGCCCTTCATGGCGGTAGTGGGTGATATGAGCAAGCTCCAGGGAGATGGTTGGCTTGCGTGGGCATACGATTTCAGCGGTATGCAAAGCCCTAAGGCGTTCTTGAGCTTACTGGGTGGCATGGTGCTTGGCGTACTGTTATTAGCGGCGCTGGTATCTATTTATACGACGTGGCGGCTTGCGCTCTACAGTGCTCAGGTGGGGGCGGAACTCTCAAGCCGTCTCTACCGCTATTACTTGCACCAGCCGTGGCTGTTTCACTCCGGCCAGAACACGAGCGGCTTAACCACTAAAGTCTCTGCTGAAGTCCAACGAGTGACCATCAAGATTATTAATCCTGCCATGGAGCTCAACGCTAAGTTGATCATGGTGTCTTTGATGACGCTGGCAATCTTTCTCTACAACCCGGTGGTGGCAATATCCGGCATGTTGATTTTTATAGGCTCCTATTTTCTTTTATATCAGACGGTTAGGCGTTATCTGGTGATTAACGGAAAGCGGGTGTCTGAATCGCAAGCCAAGCGTTTTAAGCTGATGAGTGAGGGGTTCGGGGGCATTAAAGACCTACTGTTACTGCATCGGCAGGCGGGGTTCACCTCTCGTTTTGAAAAAGCGAGCAATCGTATTGCGCGAGGGGAGGGAGTGACACAAGGACTTAGTGAAGCTCCGCGTTTCGCCATTGAGCTAGTGGCCTTCGGTTCGGTCATTGTACTGGTGATTTATCTGCTGAACCTCTACGAGGGAAACCTGGGCGCTATTTTGCCAGCCCTTTCCATCTATGCGTTGGCAGGCTTCAAAATGCTGCCCGGCTTCCAAAAAATTTATACCTCAATTACAAAAATACGCGGCAACTTGGCCGCCTATGACGCTATTCGTGACGATTTGATGGCAAGTCGTGATGAAGTGAAAAACGCTGATACAGAGAGCAAAGCACACACGGATTCACCGATAATTCCTTGGGTGCCACAGCAAGAAATTAAACTGCAGGATGTGGTGTTTGACTACCCAGGGTCACGGGCATTGGCACTCGATGGACTAACGCTGACGATACCCGTGAATAAGATGGTGGGTTTAGTAGGCTCTTCCGGCAGTGGCAAGAGCACGGCTATCGATTTATTGCTGGGCCTGATTGAGCCTCAAAAAGGGCGTGTGCTGATTGATGGTGTTCCGCTCACACCGGAAAACATGCGCTATTGGCAGGCGGGCGTTGGTTTCGTCCCCCAGCAAATATTTCTGTCCGATGCCAGCATCCTTGAAAACGTCGCATTTGCTATCGAGCGCGATGATATTGATGTTGATAGGGTGAAGGAAGCGCTGCGCATGGCGCAACTTGATGACCTGATTGAAAGATTTCCTGAAGGGCTGGAAACACGCATTGGGGAGCGAGGCGTTCAGATATCAGGTGGGCAACGCCAGCGCTTGGGCATCGCTCGCGCCCTGTATCAGCAAGCCCGCGTATTGGTGTTCGACGAGGCGACTAGCGCCCTGGATGGGATAACCGAACGTCGCGTCATGGAAGATATCCAGCGGTTTTCTGGCCAGATGACCGTGATTATGATTGCCCATCGCTTAGCGACCGTTAAAGGGTGCGACATCATCTATATGCTTGAAGACGGGCAGGTGAGTGATGCGGGTACCTACGATGATCTAGCCGGCCGCAACCATACCTTCCAGATGATGGCCAACCTCTAG
- a CDS encoding UDP-glucose dehydrogenase family protein: MNVTVFGTGYVGLVQGAILAEVGHHVICVDVDANKVEKLKLGIIPIFEPGLEALVKENHAAGRLEFTTDAVAAIKHGQVQFIAVGTPPDEDGSADLKYVLTVAATIGEHTERNQIIINKSTVPVGSADKVRAEVEKVLKKRGRDDINFDVVSNPEFLKEGSAVSDCQKPDRIIIGTDSDTTVEVMRELYAPFNRNRDKIIVMDVKSAELTKYAANCMLATKISFMNEMANLAERLGADIEAVRQGIGSDPRIGYHFIYPGVGYGGSCFPKDLQALIRASDAINFDAKVLKAVELRNKEQKATLFEKVNEHFNGHLQGKVFAIWGLSFKPNTDDMRDAPSRVLMEALWEAGANVQAYDPEAMEEAQRIYGTHEQLILCGTKEAALKNTHALIIVTEWQNFRAPDFELIKSQLYEPTIFDGRNLYDPQRMLSKGFTYYSVGRAKPLLLSNTSVAVHSELMHS, translated from the coding sequence ATGAACGTTACAGTTTTCGGAACGGGTTATGTTGGCCTAGTTCAAGGTGCTATTTTGGCTGAAGTTGGCCATCACGTGATCTGCGTTGATGTAGATGCTAATAAAGTTGAAAAGCTTAAATTGGGCATCATACCCATTTTCGAGCCGGGATTAGAGGCTTTAGTAAAAGAGAACCACGCTGCCGGTAGGCTAGAGTTTACCACCGATGCGGTGGCTGCAATCAAACATGGCCAGGTGCAATTTATCGCCGTAGGGACACCGCCGGATGAGGACGGGAGCGCTGATCTTAAGTACGTGCTTACTGTGGCGGCTACCATCGGTGAACATACGGAACGTAACCAGATCATCATCAATAAATCTACCGTGCCGGTGGGCAGTGCCGACAAAGTACGTGCCGAGGTGGAAAAAGTATTAAAAAAACGTGGCCGTGACGATATTAACTTTGATGTTGTTTCAAACCCTGAGTTTCTCAAGGAAGGTAGCGCAGTCTCAGATTGCCAGAAACCAGATCGAATTATCATTGGCACTGATAGTGATACTACCGTAGAGGTGATGCGCGAGCTTTATGCCCCCTTCAATCGAAATCGCGACAAAATCATAGTAATGGATGTGAAAAGCGCCGAACTGACTAAATATGCCGCTAATTGCATGCTAGCTACTAAAATTAGTTTTATGAATGAGATGGCTAACTTAGCGGAGCGTCTGGGTGCTGACATTGAGGCTGTGCGACAAGGAATTGGCTCAGATCCCCGCATTGGCTATCACTTTATTTATCCTGGAGTAGGTTATGGCGGCTCGTGCTTTCCGAAAGATCTACAGGCGCTGATCCGTGCTTCAGATGCTATAAATTTCGATGCCAAGGTGCTTAAAGCAGTTGAGTTGCGCAACAAGGAGCAGAAAGCAACGTTGTTTGAAAAAGTAAATGAGCATTTCAATGGACACTTGCAAGGTAAAGTATTCGCCATCTGGGGGCTTTCGTTTAAACCTAATACTGATGATATGCGTGATGCGCCGAGTCGTGTGCTGATGGAGGCACTTTGGGAAGCAGGCGCGAATGTTCAAGCCTATGATCCAGAAGCCATGGAGGAGGCACAGCGAATTTACGGTACACATGAGCAATTAATCCTTTGTGGAACTAAAGAAGCAGCACTTAAAAATACACATGCACTAATTATTGTTACGGAGTGGCAGAATTTTCGAGCACCTGATTTTGAACTCATAAAAAGTCAGCTTTACGAACCAACGATCTTTGATGGTCGCAATCTTTATGATCCTCAAAGAATGTTGTCAAAAGGCTTTACCTACTACTCAGTAGGAAGAGCAAAACCGCTATTGTTGTCCAATACTTCAGTGGCGGTACACTCCGAGTTAATGCATAGCTAG
- a CDS encoding polysaccharide export protein, producing the protein MNKFNTITEPESSQHTGRVVRYLMLVVLLGVLSGCAMAPGGHIDKNNLDQSLDGRVNVQPITPDLVNAMVEMEAPTRATPLTLDQEVQGYEYRVGPGDILSVIVYDHPELTIPAGTERSAAETGNRIRPNGTMFYPYVGRVKVDGMTLDQVRDLIARRLSSVITDPQVEVGIAAFHSQKVYISGAVENPGTLPLTIVPMTVLDAISEVGGARDNADWHNVTLSRNGREDRISLYAMMRQGDMTQNRLLRNGDLLHVPTMENQNVIVMGQVIRPGAIALGNERITLTDALGRAGGVNESRAEPSGIFVVRGNPPGSEKIATIYQLDIRDATRLLLGTRFPLEPQDVVYVTSAPLARWNNVISLLLPSVSLPGDVATVATDVGEL; encoded by the coding sequence ATGAATAAATTCAATACTATAACAGAGCCTGAGTCTAGCCAGCACACTGGGCGTGTGGTTCGCTATCTGATGCTAGTCGTGCTTCTAGGTGTCCTCAGCGGATGTGCCATGGCGCCTGGTGGCCATATAGACAAGAATAATCTTGATCAGTCGCTGGATGGGCGTGTGAACGTACAGCCCATTACGCCTGACTTGGTGAATGCGATGGTCGAAATGGAGGCGCCCACCCGAGCAACGCCTCTAACACTAGACCAAGAAGTTCAAGGCTATGAATACCGCGTAGGCCCCGGCGATATCCTGAGCGTGATTGTCTACGATCATCCTGAATTGACGATTCCTGCGGGTACCGAACGTTCCGCCGCAGAAACCGGTAACCGTATTCGTCCTAACGGCACCATGTTTTACCCCTACGTTGGGCGCGTTAAGGTCGACGGTATGACGCTTGACCAAGTGCGGGACTTGATAGCACGGCGGCTTTCCAGCGTGATTACCGACCCCCAGGTGGAAGTAGGCATTGCGGCGTTTCATTCACAAAAGGTGTACATCAGTGGTGCGGTAGAGAATCCAGGTACGCTGCCATTAACCATTGTGCCTATGACTGTCTTGGACGCCATCAGTGAAGTGGGCGGGGCGCGTGATAACGCCGATTGGCACAACGTCACGCTTAGCCGTAATGGCAGAGAAGACAGAATCTCGCTATACGCCATGATGCGTCAAGGCGACATGACTCAGAATCGCCTGTTACGCAATGGCGACCTGCTTCACGTGCCCACCATGGAAAATCAGAACGTGATCGTAATGGGTCAGGTAATACGCCCTGGCGCAATTGCCTTGGGGAATGAGCGCATTACCCTGACCGACGCCCTTGGAAGGGCGGGGGGTGTCAATGAAAGTCGAGCCGAGCCTTCAGGCATCTTCGTTGTGCGTGGGAACCCGCCAGGCAGTGAGAAAATCGCCACGATTTACCAGCTAGATATTCGAGATGCCACGCGCTTGTTACTAGGAACACGTTTTCCTCTAGAGCCGCAGGATGTGGTGTATGTCACTTCCGCGCCGCTGGCCCGTTGGAACAATGTGATCTCGTTACTACTGCCTTCCGTCAGTTTGCCGGGTGACGTTGCGACTGTTGCAACGGATGTCGGTGAGCTTTAA
- a CDS encoding low molecular weight protein-tyrosine-phosphatase, with translation MFERILVVCTGNICRSPVAEAFLRQQLPKCQLSSAGLGALVGEPVSSLARQLAEADGLDVTHHQARQLSAMMIQKADLILVMTEGQRRAVGKQAPQALGKTLLLGRWLDGGKGCDIPDPYRKTKEVFEHVHTLLRDASHLWAEKL, from the coding sequence ATGTTCGAACGAATTCTAGTGGTTTGCACCGGGAATATTTGCCGCAGTCCTGTTGCCGAGGCCTTTCTGAGGCAGCAGCTACCCAAGTGCCAGCTCAGCTCAGCAGGTCTGGGTGCTTTAGTGGGTGAGCCCGTCTCATCGCTAGCGCGGCAACTGGCTGAAGCGGATGGCCTGGATGTTACACATCACCAAGCACGGCAACTTTCAGCAATGATGATTCAAAAAGCTGATCTTATTCTGGTGATGACCGAAGGCCAGCGTCGCGCTGTGGGAAAGCAAGCGCCACAGGCGCTGGGTAAAACGCTGCTGCTTGGCCGCTGGCTAGATGGTGGGAAAGGGTGTGATATACCCGATCCTTATAGAAAGACGAAGGAGGTGTTTGAACATGTTCATACACTGCTTCGGGACGCGTCTCACTTATGGGCTGAAAAGCTCTAG
- a CDS encoding ElyC/SanA/YdcF family protein, which produces MYSLVKTLTAIVLMPVPLLGITFGVGLLLRRWSRYRLGDNLMVAAMALLLLMAWAPVADALLKPLESKYAALIEWPENQQIHAVVVLGGGWQPEQPWSITGRLSDSSVSRLMEGLRLWNQRPDLPLFVSGGGSDPEMTMAHGYAEAAESLGVPAEQIIKLVSPSDTAQEASEVEAILGEGAHVLLVTSASHMPRAMQHFELVGLKPVAAPTHYLVKQMKGFAYWVPSARELRKTERAIYEAFGLLAIRWEH; this is translated from the coding sequence GTGTATAGCTTAGTTAAAACGCTGACGGCGATAGTGTTGATGCCTGTCCCCTTATTGGGAATTACCTTTGGCGTTGGCCTATTACTCCGTCGATGGAGCCGTTACCGTTTAGGCGATAACCTGATGGTAGCGGCAATGGCTTTACTGCTACTAATGGCATGGGCACCGGTCGCTGACGCTCTCCTAAAGCCATTAGAGTCGAAATATGCGGCACTAATAGAATGGCCGGAAAATCAACAGATACACGCCGTGGTTGTGTTAGGTGGCGGCTGGCAGCCAGAGCAGCCGTGGTCGATCACCGGGCGTCTTAGCGACAGTTCGGTATCTCGTTTGATGGAAGGATTAAGGTTATGGAATCAGCGCCCAGATTTGCCGTTATTCGTTTCAGGAGGCGGATCGGACCCTGAGATGACCATGGCCCATGGCTATGCCGAAGCCGCTGAGTCATTGGGCGTTCCCGCAGAGCAGATCATAAAACTGGTCTCTCCTAGCGATACTGCACAAGAAGCAAGCGAAGTAGAGGCGATACTTGGTGAAGGTGCCCATGTGTTACTGGTGACATCAGCATCGCACATGCCGCGTGCCATGCAGCATTTCGAATTGGTGGGCTTAAAGCCAGTGGCGGCGCCTACGCACTATCTAGTAAAACAAATGAAGGGGTTTGCTTATTGGGTGCCTTCTGCTCGTGAACTGCGTAAAACGGAGCGAGCGATTTATGAAGCGTTTGGGCTTCTAGCGATTCGTTGGGAACATTAA
- a CDS encoding NAD-dependent epimerase, producing the protein MKILVTGHAGFIGFHTAKRLLERGDSVVGIDNVNDYYDPTIKESRLALLDQTAAQASGRYISIRANLANQKAVAQCFDEHRFDRVIHLAAQAGVRYSLENPLSYVESNLIGFTNILEACRYASIAHLTYASTSSVYGANTRMPFSEHQGANHPLQFYAATKKANEMMAHSYSHLFGLPTTGLRFFTVYGPWGRPDMALFKFAKKILADEPIQIFNYGRHTRDFTYVDDIVEGVIRASDDIATSTQEWNSDCPDPANSSAPFRLFNIGNNNPVTIGAYIEAIEKALGKKAIKELLPLQPGDVLDTYADSSELEAKVGYKPSMPVSQGVENFISWYRDYYSLNKTAAENAEKIINKASISLK; encoded by the coding sequence ATGAAGATTTTAGTTACCGGCCATGCCGGTTTTATCGGCTTTCACACGGCTAAGCGACTGTTAGAGCGCGGAGATAGTGTTGTCGGTATTGATAACGTCAATGATTACTACGACCCCACTATTAAAGAATCGCGTCTTGCGTTACTGGATCAGACAGCTGCTCAGGCAAGCGGTCGTTACATTTCTATTCGCGCCAATTTGGCTAACCAAAAAGCGGTCGCACAATGCTTCGACGAGCATCGTTTTGACCGGGTTATACACTTAGCTGCTCAAGCAGGTGTTCGCTATTCACTAGAAAACCCGCTCAGCTATGTAGAAAGCAACCTAATTGGGTTTACCAATATATTGGAGGCGTGCCGCTACGCTTCGATTGCACACCTAACGTATGCCAGTACGAGCAGTGTTTATGGCGCTAACACACGAATGCCATTCTCTGAACATCAGGGTGCTAATCATCCGTTGCAATTTTATGCGGCTACCAAGAAAGCTAACGAGATGATGGCTCACAGTTACAGCCACTTGTTTGGGCTACCCACCACCGGCCTGCGCTTTTTTACCGTCTATGGTCCCTGGGGCCGCCCAGATATGGCGCTGTTTAAGTTTGCTAAGAAAATTTTGGCCGATGAGCCCATTCAGATTTTCAATTATGGTCGGCACACACGCGACTTTACGTATGTAGACGACATTGTTGAAGGGGTCATCCGAGCGAGTGATGACATCGCGACCTCCACACAGGAGTGGAATAGCGACTGTCCAGACCCCGCTAATAGTAGTGCACCGTTTCGTCTCTTTAATATTGGTAACAACAACCCAGTGACAATTGGCGCCTATATCGAAGCGATTGAAAAAGCCTTGGGCAAAAAAGCGATAAAAGAACTACTGCCCCTACAGCCAGGTGATGTGCTTGATACTTATGCGGACTCAAGCGAGCTTGAAGCAAAGGTGGGCTATAAGCCCTCCATGCCGGTTTCGCAGGGCGTTGAGAATTTTATTAGTTGGTATCGGGACTACTACTCATTAAATAAAACCGCAGCGGAAAACGCTGAAAAAATCATAAATAAAGCATCTATTTCACTTAAGTGA